ACGAAATACGCAGTGCCTGTCCGCCGCTGTCTGGCGGGAGCGGAGCCATGGACGGCGGAGCGCCTGCCCGCCGGCTGTTTGGCGGGCTTGTCACGCCGTAGTCGTGACGGAGGCGGAAGATTGGGCAAAATGGGATGTTTTTCAAAGGTCTCATATTGAGGGCGAAAATACTTTGGGGGGTGACCGTTAAAGGCATCTTTGACCATGAAAGACCCTAATATACTTCAACTCATCAAATCCCGGAAGGATCACTACACGCCACAGCAGGCCAAGATCGCAAGCTATCTTCTCGGCAACTATGAGAAGGTGGCCTTCCTGACCGCGACTCAGCTGGCCAAGGAGATCGGGGTCAGCCAACCGACGGTTATACGCTTCGCTCAATCCCTGGGTTTTCCGAAATTCAACCTGTTTCTGGCGGCCTTCCAGGAACTTCTCACGGCGGAACTCACTTCCGCAGACAGGTTCAATCTGAGTCTGGTGGGCGGTCCTTCCACCTCCGAGGGAAGCTCGAATATCATTATCCGAGAGATCAGGACCCTAACGGCCTTTGCCCGTGACTTCCCCCAGGAGGCCTTTGACAGAGCTGTATCCATGATCGCCAAAAGCAAGAACATTTACGTCCTCGGGACGCGGGGCTCTGCTTCTCTGGCTCAATATTTTCGTTACTTTCTCAACAAGGTGAAAAGAAACGTGATAGCCGTCACCAGGGGTTCAACCAACGAGTACGACACATTGCTTCACCTGAAACCCGAAGACCTCGTGGTGGCTATCGCCTTTCCCCGCTACCCGAGGGAAACTATTGAACTGGTCCGATTCTGCAGGCAACGCGGGGCAACCATTGTAGGGATTACGGATAAGATCAACTCTCCTCTTTATGCCCTCTCGGAGCTTGCCCTGATTATCCCTGTGACCTTCAGCACCATTTTTGACTCTTACTGCTCGGCCATGTGCCTGTTCAACATGATGGTAACCGAGGTGGGAAGGGCCAACAAGGAAGAATCCGCAGCCATGATGCGTGAATTCGAGGCCATGGCCAGGGATCTGGAAATTTTCATTCGCGAAAAGAGAATAAAAAAACATGCATCAGACAAAAATCTCCCCGGAAACAATCAAAAACGCCTTTGACCCGGAACGAATTTCCTTTCTCATCGACACTTTTGCCGGGATCGGACGGGACGAATCAGGAGGTATTACGCGTCTGGCCTTCAGCAGGGAGGACCTGAAAGCCCGGGAAGCATTTCTCCGGCTCCTTGAAGCGGAACTCAACGTAAAGATCCATATGGACGCCTTGGGCAACATTTTTGCCCGGAGAGAGGGCATACACCCTGATTGGCCCGCCATCATGACGGGCTCCCACCTGGATTCCGTTCGAAACGGGGGCAAATTCGACGGCCCTGCCGGAGTATTCAGTGCTTTTGAGGCCTTCAGGGTACTGGATCAACTCAATATCGAAACGGAACACCCTTTTGTGCTGACCATGTTCACATCGGAGGAGCCCAATACTTTCGGCATCTCAACTTTCGGGAGCCGCGGTCTCGCGGGCAAGCTCGACAGGGCGCAACTGGAGAATCTCCGGGACGATGCGGGGAACGATTTCAAGACCGCTCTTGCATCCATCGGAGGCGATTTGGATCGCATACAGGATGCTGTCCTCGACCCTGCTACCATCAAGTACTTTCTGGAAATCCATATCGAGCAGATGCCTTTCCTTGAAAGAGCGCATAAAGATATCGGTGTGGTCAAAGGGGTAACCGGGATCTATCGGGAGCGGATCTCGGTCAGGGGTGTGGCAAGCCACTGCGGTACGACCCCCATGGACGAGCGGCGGGACGCCCTCTGTGCCGCCTCAGAGATCATTCTAGCCCTCGAGACGGCCGCCAG
The DNA window shown above is from Deltaproteobacteria bacterium and carries:
- a CDS encoding MurR/RpiR family transcriptional regulator, yielding MKDPNILQLIKSRKDHYTPQQAKIASYLLGNYEKVAFLTATQLAKEIGVSQPTVIRFAQSLGFPKFNLFLAAFQELLTAELTSADRFNLSLVGGPSTSEGSSNIIIREIRTLTAFARDFPQEAFDRAVSMIAKSKNIYVLGTRGSASLAQYFRYFLNKVKRNVIAVTRGSTNEYDTLLHLKPEDLVVAIAFPRYPRETIELVRFCRQRGATIVGITDKINSPLYALSELALIIPVTFSTIFDSYCSAMCLFNMMVTEVGRANKEESAAMMREFEAMARDLEIFIREKRIKKHASDKNLPGNNQKRL
- a CDS encoding M20 family metallo-hydrolase, with the translated sequence MHQTKISPETIKNAFDPERISFLIDTFAGIGRDESGGITRLAFSREDLKAREAFLRLLEAELNVKIHMDALGNIFARREGIHPDWPAIMTGSHLDSVRNGGKFDGPAGVFSAFEAFRVLDQLNIETEHPFVLTMFTSEEPNTFGISTFGSRGLAGKLDRAQLENLRDDAGNDFKTALASIGGDLDRIQDAVLDPATIKYFLEIHIEQMPFLERAHKDIGVVKGVTGIYRERISVRGVASHCGTTPMDERRDALCAASEIILALETAARKEKEKAVATIGHLNVFPNSINITPERVEMDAEIRSYYSDSIRRITDTLNDTASQIQKRRSIRIDREVLYETGPTTFSPDVRKAIRDAAALLGLDTLDLISMAGHDAAHMNDVAQSGMIFIPCKGGLSHCPEEWTDIKDLVKGAQCLLQTLLLLDTK